From the Streptomyces sp. Sge12 genome, the window ACGAGCTTGTTGAGGGCCGCGTTCCACCGGATCTGGTCGTTGATGAGTCCGGCGAGCTGTTCGGGCACGTCGTCGGCGGGGAATTCGCGCAGCAGCCGCAGCGGCACCGGTCCGGGGGCGAAGAAGACGAACAGCCGGAGCAGGGCGAGGGCGTCGGGGAAGTTCTCCCGCACGTTGTTGAGCAGTATGGCGAGGGCGGTGGGGAAGGGCAGGGGGTAGTCCTCGGAGACCGCGACGGCCTCGCGGGAGTCCATCCGGTGCTGGAGCAGGACGAGGTAGTCGCCCACCGGCAGCGGGGAGTCGGCGAGCCAGCCGGCGGTCTGGTCGAGGGCGAGCGGGTAGTCCTCCAGGGCCTCGGCGAGCTGATCGGCCTCGGCGGCGGTCAGGCGCAGGGCCCGGCGGCGGATGAAGGTGATCGACTCGGGGCGGGCGTAGAGCGGGACCTCGACGAGGCTGGTGTGCCGGGCAGCCCATTCGCGGTTGCGCGAGGTGATGATGACGTCGCCTGCGCCGGAGGGCAGCAGGTCGATCAGGTCGTCGGGGTTGTCGCAGCCGTCGAAGACGAGCAGCCAGCGGCCGTACGGGTTCCCGCGCCGCAGCGCTTCGAGGACGGCCCGGATCTGCTCGCCGTAGCTGCCGGCGCCGCGCGGCAACCCGAGTGCCGGGGCGAGGTCGGCGAGGCGTTCGCGCAGGGTGGGCCGGTCCTCGGCGGGGACCCACCACACCACGTCGTACTCGGAGGCGAAGCGGTAGGCGTACTCGGTGGCGACCTGGGTCTTGCCGACGCCGGACAGCCCGAGCAGGGTGACGGTGGAGGCGCCGGGCGGGGCCCCGGTCAGCGCCTCGCGCAGGGTCCCGATGACGTCGTTGCGGCCGGTGAAACGCGGGTTGCGGCGCGGGACGCGGCCCCAGATCTCCGGCGGGTCGTTGGGGAAGCGCGGTCCGCGGCGGCCGGTCTCGGTGCCGATCCGGTCGGTGGGGAGCTCCAGGCGGCGCAGCACGCGGTACTCGGCCTCGTAGGCGTCCAGGCCCCACAGGTCGGTCTTCTCCAGTACGGCGACGGCGCTGGGCAGCGGGGCGTCGGTGAGGCAGACCGCGGCGAACCGGTCGGGGTGGCGGTCGGTGACCGCGCGCAGGGCGGTGTTCCACTCCTCCTCGGTGTGGGTGCCGGCGGAGAAGTAGCGCTCGCTGAGGACGAGGAGGACGCGGCTGCCGGAGCGAGCCAGGTCGTCGAGGGCCTGGCCGATACCGGGGCTGCTCTGCGGGTCCCAGCGCTGGAGGGTGACGCGGTGGCCGTGCTCCTCCAGGCGGTGGGCGATCCACACCGCCCAGGGGCGGTTGAACCCCGCGAAGCTGATGACGAATCGCTGCGGGTGCGCGGCTCCGTCGCGGTCCTGCCGACTACCGGTGGTCATGCGGCCGTCTCCCTGAATGCGGGCGGTGGACGGGCTTGAAAGGTACCGCAGCGGACGGTCCGTCAGCCCTGTGCGAACGGGGCGAGTTCGGGGTGCGCCTCGCACCACGCGCGGCGTTCGCGGTCGACGGCCCGGCGGGCCGAGGCGTGCTGGTCGCCGGGCGGCGGGAGGTCGTCCATGGCGCGCTCGGCGGCGCCCATCGCGTCGGCGAACTCCCGCCCCGCGGCTGTCAGTCGCTCGTGCGCCCGCAGGGTGGGCAGGACGGCCGCCACCTGGGCGCGGATCCGGGCGTGCTGGGCCCAGGCGCCGCGGGCCCCGTAGAGGGCGGCGCGCTGCCAGTACCCGGCGAGGGCCAGGTGGGCGTAGGCGCCGTGCAGCAGCCCCTCCAGGGGGCGCGGGTCGCTGCGCCAGGGGGCCCAGTGGCGGGGTGTGTGGTCGGCGGTGTGCAGGGTCACCACGTCGGCCAGGGCGGTGAGTTTGCCGTGCTGGACCTCGTGGACGAGGGTCGCGGCGAGCGCGGGCGGGGCCTGTGCGCGGGCCAGTACGGAGCCTGCGGCCGCGGGCAGGGTGGCACCGCTGGAGCGGGAACCGCCGGCGAGCGGTACGACGGAGCGCAGCAGTTGGACGGTCTCCTCCGCGCGGAGGGTGTCGTAGCGCTGGAGCAGGGTGAGCGCGCCGGACCACTGGGTGTCCCACCGCTTGTGGCCCTTGGGGGTGAGCCGGCGGGCGGGGCGGACCGGGGCGGGCTGCGCGGGGCCGGGGGCCCGGTACGGGTCGAGGTCGTCGAGGGCGGTCCGGCCCCCGGGCAGGGCGTGCAGGGGCACGGTGGCGGGGTCGTCGGGGTCCCAGGAGCGCTGGGTGAGGGCGAGCGGGCCGGGGCGGTCCGGGCGCAGCAGGCCGAGGGTGGGCAGGACGAGCCGGCCGTGCAGGGGCCGCAGGGTGTGGGTGAAGGCGATTCCGGCGCGCAGGGCGGCGGCTGCCGCGAGCGCGCCGAGGTGTCCGAGGTCGGGCGGGGGGCCGCACGGGGCGTGCAGCCGGCGCAGGGTCTCCTCGGCCCACACTCCGGTGGCGGGGTAGTGCAGTACGTCGCGGACGGCGCCCGCGTCGTGCCGTTCGGCCTCCTCCAGCAGGGCCCAGTGGTCGGCGGTCTCCCCGGACGGGCCGCCGGGTGCGGCGTCGAGGACGGCGCGCAGCAGGAGCAGGCGCTTGGAGCGGCGTACGTCGCGGACCAGGCGGCTGCCGTCCGTGGACGGCTCGGTGGAGGCGAGGGCGCGCAGGGTCGGCGAGGAGACGGTGAACGCGGTGAGGGCGGTGGTCATGAGGCGACCGCCGGGGGGTGGCTGGGGGTGTGGGCGGGGCCGTGCGTGGGGGCGGGGTTGTGGGTGGGGGCGCCGGTGACGTGTCGGGCGGCGTGCTGGACGGCGGCGGCGATGTGCCGGATCAGCGACTGGAGGTCGGCGCAGTACACGGACGGCTGGCGGAAGCCCTCGCCGGCGCGGTAGCGGTGCGGGTAGTGCCCGCCGCCGCACACCTCGACCAGCTCGCAGGCCCGGCACCCGGCGGCGAGCGCGTCCCGCCCGAGCTGGCGGGCGGCGAATCCGGGGTGGTCGAGGAACTCGTCGAAACTGTGGGTGTCCACGGTCATTCCGGTCGCGGCGGCGCCCTCGTACGCGGATTTCAGGGAGTCGGCCTGTTCGATCGAACCGTCGGTCTCGATCACGGCGGTGGCGGCGGGCGTCAGCCCGAGGGTCTCGGTGGCGGTGGGCAGGCCGAGCAACAGGGCGATGATCTCCTCGAAGAGCCGGATCCGGGTGCGCCGTACGCCGTCGTGCCACCAGCGCTCGAAGACGGCGAGGAGCCAGTCGGCGTACGGGGTCCGGCCCGGGTGGTGGCCGGGGGGCGGGTCGCTCCAGTTCCCGAGCGGCAGGAGCAGCCCGATGCTGGGCGGGGCGAAGGCGAGCAGGGACTCGTAGGTCTCCACCGGGTCCTGGTCGAGATCGACGACGCAGAGCACCCCGGCGTAGCTCTGCGGGTGCCGGGCGAGCAGCCGCAGGCCGCGGGCGGCGGCGCCGAAGCCGGGGCGTCCGGTGTGGTCCACGCGCCGGGTGTTGTGCGCGGGCAGGCCGCCGTCGAGGCTGACGCCGACGCCGATCCCGGCGGCGGCGAGGGCGGCGAGGCGGCCGCGGGTGAGCAGGGTGCCGTTGGTCTGGACGGTGGCGGTGAGCCGGGCGCGCGGGGCGGCCGCGGCGAGGGCGGTGCGTACGGCGTCGACGGGCTCGGCCAGCCGGGCGGGCGAGGTCAGCAGCGGTTCGCCGCCGTGCAGGACGAGGTCGACGCGGGGCAGGTCGTGGGCGGCGGCGTGCTCGGCGATCCGCTGCGCGGCGCGGGCGACGGTGGCGGGGGTCATGGCGGGCGGCTGGCCGCGCCAGCCCTGGTCGGCCATCTCGTAGACGTAGCAGTAGGTGCAGGCGAGGTTGCACCGGCTGCGGGTCTTCAGGACGAACTGCCGGACGGGATGGGCCCGGTGACCGGCGGCCCGCGCGGCGACCACGTCGAGCCGGGTATACGGCCAGGGCGCGTACCGCGCATGCTGCGTCTGCCCGGCGGGGCCGCGGTCCGCGGGCGCGGGGGCCTCGGGCTGCACCGGGGGCTGTGGGGCCGGGTCGTTGGGGGCGGGGGTGGGGCTGCCGGGTGGGGGCAGCGGGGAGTCGTTCGTGACCGCTCGCCCCATCGCCGTGTCTCCCTCCCCCGGCCACCGCCGCCCGGGGACACCCCGGCGGACGGTGCATCCCTGCCCTGGGGGCGGTCCCGGCTAACGGCGGAAAGTGGTCAACTCGGTTTCAAGGTGGGGCGGATCAGGCGCGCTCCGGGTCGCGGCGCGGTCAGGCCACGCTGGAGTCGAAGGCGTTGAGGATCTCCGCGGGACGGTTCACCCGCTCCACCATGCCCTCGATCACCCGGGCCAGTACGGGATGGTCGATCCCGCGCAGCGCCGCCAGGTCCAGCCCGGAGAGATCCGGCAACCGGCCCGGACATCCCGGGGTCGCTGCCTCCACTTCCTGCTGCTTCGTCACCATGTGCCGCCGGGCCCCCTGTCGCGTCGCACACCGGATGGTCCACTGGGTCCACTTCCTTTTCCCGCCGACCGGTCCGCGGAAACGGCGGCCCCCGGCCCGGGCCGCG encodes:
- a CDS encoding aKG-HExxH-type peptide beta-hydroxylase, whose product is MTTALTAFTVSSPTLRALASTEPSTDGSRLVRDVRRSKRLLLLRAVLDAAPGGPSGETADHWALLEEAERHDAGAVRDVLHYPATGVWAEETLRRLHAPCGPPPDLGHLGALAAAAALRAGIAFTHTLRPLHGRLVLPTLGLLRPDRPGPLALTQRSWDPDDPATVPLHALPGGRTALDDLDPYRAPGPAQPAPVRPARRLTPKGHKRWDTQWSGALTLLQRYDTLRAEETVQLLRSVVPLAGGSRSSGATLPAAAGSVLARAQAPPALAATLVHEVQHGKLTALADVVTLHTADHTPRHWAPWRSDPRPLEGLLHGAYAHLALAGYWQRAALYGARGAWAQHARIRAQVAAVLPTLRAHERLTAAGREFADAMGAAERAMDDLPPPGDQHASARRAVDRERRAWCEAHPELAPFAQG
- a CDS encoding FxsB family cyclophane-forming radical SAM/SPASM peptide maturase; translation: MGRAVTNDSPLPPPGSPTPAPNDPAPQPPVQPEAPAPADRGPAGQTQHARYAPWPYTRLDVVAARAAGHRAHPVRQFVLKTRSRCNLACTYCYVYEMADQGWRGQPPAMTPATVARAAQRIAEHAAAHDLPRVDLVLHGGEPLLTSPARLAEPVDAVRTALAAAAPRARLTATVQTNGTLLTRGRLAALAAAGIGVGVSLDGGLPAHNTRRVDHTGRPGFGAAARGLRLLARHPQSYAGVLCVVDLDQDPVETYESLLAFAPPSIGLLLPLGNWSDPPPGHHPGRTPYADWLLAVFERWWHDGVRRTRIRLFEEIIALLLGLPTATETLGLTPAATAVIETDGSIEQADSLKSAYEGAAATGMTVDTHSFDEFLDHPGFAARQLGRDALAAGCRACELVEVCGGGHYPHRYRAGEGFRQPSVYCADLQSLIRHIAAAVQHAARHVTGAPTHNPAPTHGPAHTPSHPPAVAS
- the fxsA gene encoding FxSxx-COOH cyclophane-containing RiPP peptide, with the protein product MVTKQQEVEAATPGCPGRLPDLSGLDLAALRGIDHPVLARVIEGMVERVNRPAEILNAFDSSVA